Genomic DNA from Hymenobacter jejuensis:
GACCAAGGTCGAAGCCAATAAATTCGTCTACGCTCACAAACTGGCTGGCAATGTCGGCGACTCAGTAGAACTGGGCAACGCATTGCTGACCGACGACAACGGCACGATTAACATCGGCTCGCCGGCGTTGGACGTGAAGGTAACCGGCACCATCCTGGCTCACGTAAAAGGTGACAAGGTATTGGTGTTCAAGAAGAAGCGTCGGAAGGGCTACAAGAAGCTCAACGGCCACCGTCAGCAGTTTACCAAAGTAATGATCAACAGCATTGGATAGAAGTGTTTAGGCGTTGAACGGGAGCGAGGCTCCCACATTCGACCCTTGACATTTAAGCTCCAAAATTTCTAAATAACATGGCACACAAGAAAGGCGTAGGCTCTTCCAACAACGGCCGCGAGTCGCATTCTAAGCGTCTGGGCGTGAAAATCTTCGGTGGTCAAGGCATCATCGCTGGCAACATCATCGTGCGTC
This window encodes:
- the rplU gene encoding 50S ribosomal protein L21, translating into MYAIVNIAGKQTKVEANKFVYAHKLAGNVGDSVELGNALLTDDNGTINIGSPALDVKVTGTILAHVKGDKVLVFKKKRRKGYKKLNGHRQQFTKVMINSIG